One genomic region from Bradyrhizobium icense encodes:
- a CDS encoding glycosyltransferase family 4 protein codes for MVENMAPNTTLPSSMNVLPAPHRLRIALVCSRLPLPMTRADQLTVAHLISYLAARGHSLDLFTLDTGEKPTPEQRAWLDQRCRQLLVFRQPMARSILGLIRAVAVGKPMQVGWFTNRAHIRAVQQAISLREYDVAYAYYIRSAEALRAVCPAGAEPELGRPPTILGMQLSQSLNTRRLAKDSGRLRDKIIYAVEQGLVRRYEANIWRDFFRTVLISERDAEEIRLACRERSLPEISNYILSPHGVDTSRFRPRPDIDADPATLVFSGVMGTNTNVHAITWFAKNCWPRIRAEIPGTHLLIVGRRPAREVVRLAAHDRAITVTGEVPDPAEDIARATVCINPMQIGAGMQNKLIEYMACGKAVVTTPVANEGIHAISGTHLLEAAGAEAFADAVVALLRNPEMRAALGKSAREYIQRYWTWEKLFSELESEMLAMASRGLAATA; via the coding sequence ATGGTGGAGAACATGGCACCCAACACAACGTTGCCCTCATCCATGAATGTTCTGCCAGCGCCCCATCGGCTGAGAATTGCTCTTGTGTGCAGCCGGTTGCCGTTGCCGATGACCCGTGCAGATCAATTGACCGTCGCGCACCTGATTTCGTACTTGGCCGCGCGCGGTCACTCCTTAGACCTATTCACGCTGGACACGGGAGAGAAGCCGACGCCTGAGCAGAGGGCATGGCTGGATCAGCGCTGTCGCCAACTTCTTGTGTTCCGACAACCCATGGCGCGCAGCATTCTCGGGCTAATCCGGGCTGTCGCAGTCGGCAAACCGATGCAGGTCGGATGGTTTACCAATCGCGCTCATATCCGTGCCGTCCAGCAAGCCATCTCCCTCAGGGAATACGATGTCGCCTACGCCTATTACATCCGCAGCGCCGAAGCGCTCCGCGCGGTCTGCCCCGCTGGGGCGGAACCCGAACTAGGCCGCCCTCCCACGATACTTGGCATGCAGCTGTCGCAGTCACTGAATACGCGGCGGCTTGCGAAGGACTCCGGCAGGCTGCGAGACAAGATCATATATGCGGTGGAGCAGGGCCTGGTACGTCGCTACGAGGCCAATATATGGCGCGACTTCTTCAGGACGGTCCTCATTAGCGAGAGAGACGCGGAAGAAATCCGCCTGGCCTGTCGCGAAAGGTCGCTGCCAGAGATAAGCAATTACATTCTCTCTCCGCACGGTGTTGATACGAGCCGATTCCGGCCTCGTCCAGACATCGACGCCGATCCAGCCACGCTGGTCTTCTCCGGCGTAATGGGGACCAACACCAACGTTCACGCTATCACCTGGTTTGCCAAAAACTGCTGGCCCCGCATACGAGCGGAGATCCCGGGCACGCATCTCCTCATTGTCGGTCGCCGGCCGGCGCGCGAGGTCGTCCGCCTTGCTGCTCACGACCGCGCAATTACAGTGACCGGCGAAGTTCCTGATCCTGCAGAAGACATTGCGCGCGCGACAGTCTGCATCAATCCTATGCAGATTGGGGCCGGCATGCAGAACAAGTTGATCGAGTACATGGCCTGCGGCAAGGCGGTCGTAACAACGCCGGTGGCCAATGAGGGGATTCATGCAATTTCCGGAACGCACCTCCTCGAAGCCGCCGGTGCCGAGGCATTTGCCGATGCTGTCGTCGCGCTTCTGCGCAATCCTGAGATGCGGGCGGCTCTAGGAAAGAGCGCACGCGAGTATATCCAGCGCTATTGGACATGGGAGAAGCTGTTTTCCGAACTTGAATCTGAGATGTTGGCGATGGCTTCCCGTGGTCTCGCAGCGACCGCGTGA
- a CDS encoding aldo/keto reductase, whose amino-acid sequence MHKVKIPASAAEVCRIGLGGGGLIGGASLRESIAVFEAAYEAGIRYVDVAPLYGLAENVVGDLVHSHRDDFILATKVGIARPKLPGLFSLVRKTLRPVALRLPAVKQFALRQAQALATTGLFHPDQVRSSLEDSLRRLKTEWVDVLLLHEPTTGDMTPELLGELDRLVSSGTVRLLGTGTQEPAERSIRYGDVWQHRYAPGDALPADNLELRVVHGVLRYGLPLLQTAIATRFATASALSSRYGYDFFDSEAHPAILATLALAADPRSVLLVSSRHAARIERCVAQINWSIACGDTPDYVDNVVAFLSSESAAGANAC is encoded by the coding sequence ATGCATAAGGTCAAGATACCCGCTTCGGCTGCTGAAGTCTGCCGGATAGGATTGGGCGGCGGAGGATTGATCGGCGGCGCAAGCCTACGGGAGAGCATCGCGGTGTTCGAAGCAGCTTACGAAGCGGGAATTAGATACGTCGATGTCGCGCCGCTTTACGGGCTTGCCGAAAATGTCGTTGGCGATCTTGTTCACTCGCATCGTGACGACTTCATCCTGGCCACGAAGGTCGGAATTGCCCGGCCCAAGCTCCCCGGTCTGTTTTCATTGGTGCGCAAGACCTTGCGCCCCGTCGCGCTGCGGCTGCCGGCGGTCAAGCAGTTCGCCCTACGCCAGGCACAGGCTCTCGCAACGACCGGGCTGTTCCATCCCGACCAAGTCCGCTCCTCCCTCGAGGACAGCCTGCGAAGGCTGAAGACCGAATGGGTCGACGTCCTGCTGTTACACGAGCCTACGACCGGCGATATGACGCCTGAACTGCTCGGAGAGTTAGATCGACTTGTATCCTCGGGAACGGTTCGTCTGTTAGGTACCGGGACGCAGGAACCTGCCGAACGCTCGATTCGCTACGGGGATGTCTGGCAGCATCGCTACGCGCCAGGTGATGCTCTGCCTGCCGACAACTTGGAGTTGCGTGTGGTTCATGGCGTGCTGCGTTATGGTCTCCCGCTGTTGCAAACTGCGATTGCCACCAGGTTCGCAACGGCAAGTGCTCTTTCCAGCCGTTATGGATACGACTTCTTTGATTCCGAGGCCCACCCGGCCATCTTGGCAACGCTGGCACTGGCTGCGGATCCGCGTTCGGTACTTCTCGTTTCATCCCGTCACGCGGCGCGGATAGAGCGTTGCGTCGCTCAGATTAATTGGTCGATTGCGTGCGGCGACACTCCTGACTATGTCGACAACGTCGTTGCATTCCTGAGCAGCGAAAGTGCCGCAGGGGCTAACGCATGCTGA
- a CDS encoding nucleotide sugar dehydrogenase: MKIVVCGLGYVGVTVAACMLRKGATVVGVDVNSQKVEIANAGRSPVKEAGIHEIFARARAESRLTAATTLGSALADADVVVACVGTPSCGDGSLELSYVSSVAEEIGMAVRHRSSQCRPLLCLFRSTMLPGTMDAVVVPKLSEAAGEPPGHRYEPVYNPEFMRESTAIADYFNPPKIVVGERFPGAAQELYGIYDGIDAPVFKVPFAVAEMVKYVDNYFHALKVSFANEIARLALAAAVNPQDVTRIFLSDTKLNVSSYYLRPGNAFGGSCLPKDVRALGAFGRKHGVNVPLLHSVIASNTAHKSFVARLVLARAPKGSRILQLGLTFKPDTDDLRESPLVELAATLLEEGYDLSLFEPDLKPEQLIGANLAFVRANLARLPGLLVTDFGRAAAKADLIVLGKAMPGIKLPTGKQVLNLYRL; the protein is encoded by the coding sequence ATGAAAATCGTCGTCTGCGGGCTAGGATACGTAGGCGTGACGGTTGCAGCTTGCATGTTACGCAAGGGCGCCACAGTGGTCGGCGTTGACGTAAACTCTCAAAAAGTAGAGATCGCTAACGCGGGTCGTTCTCCCGTGAAGGAAGCCGGGATACACGAAATCTTTGCGAGGGCTAGAGCTGAAAGTCGACTAACCGCTGCAACGACGCTTGGCAGTGCGCTTGCGGACGCGGACGTCGTGGTCGCGTGCGTCGGAACTCCGAGCTGCGGGGACGGCTCGCTCGAACTGTCTTACGTCTCTTCGGTTGCGGAGGAAATTGGTATGGCCGTCCGGCATCGATCATCCCAATGCCGGCCGCTGCTGTGCCTTTTCCGATCGACAATGCTGCCTGGCACCATGGACGCGGTAGTCGTGCCCAAGTTGAGTGAAGCGGCAGGAGAGCCACCCGGTCATCGTTATGAGCCAGTCTACAATCCGGAGTTTATGCGGGAATCGACCGCTATTGCAGACTATTTCAACCCTCCGAAAATTGTCGTCGGCGAGCGATTTCCTGGCGCAGCACAGGAGCTGTATGGCATCTACGATGGGATCGATGCGCCCGTATTCAAAGTGCCGTTTGCCGTGGCGGAGATGGTCAAGTACGTGGACAACTATTTCCACGCACTCAAAGTCTCCTTTGCCAATGAGATTGCGAGATTGGCGCTCGCTGCCGCCGTTAACCCGCAAGACGTAACACGCATCTTCTTGTCGGACACCAAACTCAACGTCTCCTCTTACTACCTGCGACCGGGCAATGCGTTCGGCGGATCCTGTCTTCCCAAGGACGTTCGTGCTCTCGGCGCATTTGGGCGAAAGCACGGAGTGAACGTGCCGCTCCTGCACAGTGTGATCGCCAGCAATACAGCTCACAAGTCGTTTGTAGCGCGCTTGGTTCTAGCGCGCGCGCCGAAGGGATCACGCATCCTGCAGTTGGGGCTTACGTTCAAGCCCGATACGGACGATCTGCGCGAAAGTCCGCTGGTTGAACTGGCCGCGACTCTGCTCGAGGAAGGATACGATCTGTCTTTGTTCGAACCGGACCTCAAGCCGGAGCAACTCATCGGTGCCAACCTGGCGTTTGTACGCGCGAATTTGGCGCGACTGCCGGGACTTCTGGTCACCGATTTCGGGCGCGCGGCGGCAAAGGCGGACCTCATCGTCCTCGGAAAGGCGATGCCTGGCATCAAACTGCCGACCGGCAAGCAGGTTCTTAATCTCTATCGCTTGTAG